A genomic segment from Thiomicrorhabdus aquaedulcis encodes:
- a CDS encoding homoserine kinase — protein MSVYTVVDETQLIAFLSDYTVGTLHSFEGISAGIENTNYFVNTQKDGQIQRFVLTIFEHHSFAELPYFLDIMAFMAEHQIPTAHPIANQQGEYLQALYGKPAALVERLQGQGVEQPSVVQCGVMGEQLARFHNAGQGYQAQRHNDRDLEWMDATFELITPFLPQDEVELIATELAFQADICWETLPQGVIHADLFCDNALFDGDQLSGIIDLYYACNAALLYDLAVMVNDWCRINSSNPADIEFDEQKQTHMLNAYQAQRSLSPAEHQAWSAALRMAALRFFLSRLKDKHMPREGEMTQIKDPNVFKAVLLLRRQGSAV, from the coding sequence ATGTCAGTCTATACTGTTGTTGATGAAACCCAATTAATCGCCTTTTTAAGCGATTACACCGTGGGCACGTTGCATTCGTTTGAAGGCATTAGCGCAGGCATTGAAAACACCAATTACTTTGTTAACACCCAAAAAGACGGCCAAATACAGCGTTTTGTGTTGACCATTTTTGAGCACCACAGCTTTGCCGAACTGCCCTATTTTTTAGACATTATGGCGTTTATGGCCGAGCATCAAATCCCGACCGCGCACCCAATTGCCAATCAACAAGGCGAGTATTTGCAAGCGCTGTATGGTAAACCGGCCGCTTTGGTAGAACGGTTGCAGGGTCAGGGCGTTGAACAACCGTCGGTGGTGCAGTGTGGCGTGATGGGCGAGCAGTTGGCGCGGTTTCACAACGCTGGGCAAGGCTATCAAGCCCAGCGCCACAACGACCGAGATTTAGAGTGGATGGACGCAACGTTTGAGCTGATTACGCCGTTTTTACCGCAAGACGAGGTGGAATTGATTGCCACCGAATTGGCATTTCAGGCCGATATTTGTTGGGAGACCTTGCCTCAAGGCGTGATTCACGCCGATCTGTTTTGCGATAACGCATTATTTGATGGAGACCAATTGTCGGGCATTATTGATCTGTATTACGCCTGCAACGCGGCGCTGTTGTACGACTTGGCGGTGATGGTCAACGACTGGTGTCGAATCAATTCATCCAATCCGGCCGACATTGAATTTGATGAGCAAAAACAGACGCACATGCTTAACGCGTACCAAGCTCAACGCTCACTCAGTCCGGCAGAGCACCAGGCCTGGTCGGCCGCATTGCGCATGGCGGCGTTGCGCTTTTTCTTGTCACGCTTAAAAGACAAACACATGCCGCGCGAAGGTGAGATGACGCAAATAAAAGACCCTAATGTGTTTAAAGCGGTGTTGTTATTGCGTCGTCAAGGGTCGGCGGTTTAA
- a CDS encoding DUF938 domain-containing protein, producing the protein MTQQKPYSASCDENKQVILEHIAPLLTQAQSVLEIGSGTGQHAVYFAQHLPHLTWQTSDLIAHHAGIKQWLMHANLPNVKPPLVLDVTQTPWPSGRFDAVYSANSFHIMDHHAVEQFFKHLPLALSPKAKVLIYGPFNQHNQFTSPSNAAFDAWLKERNPHSGIKDFEWCNQLAQHAGLTLCQDHAMPQNNRLLVWQIA; encoded by the coding sequence ATGACCCAGCAAAAACCGTACAGTGCATCGTGCGATGAAAACAAACAGGTTATTTTAGAGCACATTGCACCCCTGCTGACGCAGGCACAATCGGTGTTAGAAATTGGTTCGGGAACAGGACAGCATGCCGTGTATTTTGCGCAACATTTACCGCATCTTACCTGGCAAACATCTGATTTAATCGCTCATCACGCTGGAATTAAACAGTGGTTAATGCACGCCAATTTACCCAATGTAAAACCACCATTGGTCTTAGACGTAACGCAAACCCCTTGGCCAAGCGGCCGTTTTGATGCCGTGTACAGCGCCAACAGTTTTCACATTATGGACCACCACGCGGTAGAGCAGTTTTTTAAACACCTGCCATTGGCTTTAAGCCCAAAAGCCAAAGTGCTTATTTACGGGCCGTTTAACCAACACAACCAATTTACCAGCCCCAGCAACGCCGCGTTTGACGCATGGTTAAAAGAGCGCAATCCGCACAGCGGCATTAAAGACTTTGAATGGTGCAACCAATTAGCGCAGCACGCTGGCTTAACGCTTTGCCAAGACCACGCCATGCCGCAAAACAATCGGCTGTTGGTGTGGCAAATCGCGTAA